AATATTCATGCCATTGGGGTTTAGCCAGAAGGCAGTAAATGTATTATCGCGACAATAGTTCAGATTCCAAACAATATTTTGCGGCCCTATATGTAAAATGAGGTGATTATTTTTTTGTGAGATATTCAATTGACCATATACAGGATTGAAATAAGCGCCAATATATTTTTTTAGATCAATGTCGTTGATCATCTGGCATGGCGGAGATATTTCCGATGACTTAAGCTGGGATTGATTTCTTTGAGCTAAATAAATTTTGTTCCAATCTTGTTTTTTAGATGGATTGATATATAAATCAAATAAATGTTTGGTTAATATCTCAGGAACATTATTTGTATATTGATTGGTTAAAACAACTATACCTAATCTTAATTCGGGAATATAAGCCATCTGTCCATGCATTCCCGTTCCGCCACCAGCATGGTAAAGTACCGTGTAAGGTTTATACGATTGTTTATCGATAAACCAACCCTCACCATAAGCCTGCTCGATTTCATCAGTCTTTGTTTGGGATATAATAGTTTGAGGGGTATGTATAAATTGAATATTTGACTTATGGATAATTTGCTGACCATTGAAATTGCCGTCATTCATATTAAAAATTAACCACTTAGCCATATCGTTAACACTGGAATAAATGCCACCGCCTGCCAAGCCGGTTTCCAAAGCCCATCTCTGAGAAAGATAAGGAGAATTCTGAGAATAAGGGTAATTGCGTCCTGCCTGATACAAATAAGGTTGAGCCACATTGGATTTGCTTTTCAGAACTGCTTCGTTACGCAAATAAGAGCCTCTCATGCCTAAAAGCGAGAATAACTGCTGATGTAAAAATTTGG
This genomic interval from Patescibacteria group bacterium contains the following:
- a CDS encoding serine hydrolase — encoded protein: MAITITITIITVFSTAFADNAAFEKKPMNEVLQDLQNYAQQVQHDWKVPGMSFAVVKNGALVYAQGFGVRDEEGRPVNADTIFDIASMTKSFTATLLAKQIDERKYNWGTKVQKLYPEFKLYDAKATSEFEVRDLIAHDSGLPESALDGLGDFGYNVGRTLYALRFIRPIASFRSQFAYQSIFSELAKQIIEKNSGESFSKFLHQQLFSLLGMRGSYLRNEAVLKSKSNVAQPYLYQAGRNYPYSQNSPYLSQRWALETGLAGGGIYSSVNDMAKWLIFNMNDGNFNGQQIIHKSNIQFIHTPQTIISQTKTDEIEQAYGEGWFIDKQSYKPYTVLYHAGGGTGMHGQMAYIPELRLGIVVLTNQYTNNVPEILTKHLFDLYINPSKKQDWNKIYLAQRNQSQLKSSEISPPCQMINDIDLKKYIGAYFNPVYGQLNISQKNNHLILHIGPQNIVWNLNYCRDNTFTAFWLNPNGMNIPMIPVTQNKVIFSVDENHAITHMSIPYLNSDGFGLFEKQK